The segment AATGGAGAAGCGAAATgtgattattaatttattatggcCCAAGCACAAATAGTCCACAATTAATTATGATATTTAGAGAATGTAACTAAGACTATGTTGCAATTTACTTGGTTATtcagatatatatttttcattaaaaacacaGTCAGAAGTGCAATCTGAATGCACTGTGGTGCAGGAGGACAAAAACAAAAGGAATGACATATTATTTCCTACCATTCCATGCAACTGCCTATTGATGAGTACTTCACTTGGAATAACCATGCTATTTTGAGGACCCTAGAATTAAGGCCAAATGAACAATCTTTCAGTTTAGGCACCCAGCAGAATGCAATTATTCAAACCAACCTGTAGCTTGCCCAGCTAAACAAAGAGTTCAAATCATCTCAATATATGACAAAGGAGCATATTTTCTTGGCCAGACCACTAAAAGATATAGATCAAAGGTCCTGAATTTTGAAGTTATGTTTTCTTCAACAGATTGTACTGTGGTACTTTCTCAACAGTATAGAATTACTAGAGAATGCCTAGAACATATGCCTCACGGCAAGAAGGAACTACTAGAAGCAGAAGGCAAAGCTCACTTTTTTCACCAAATCACATAAATTCCATGGTCAGTAATGAATATTTGTCTTTGAATGAACACCACAGTCTCAATTTCAGAAAGTTCTAAAACCAAAgaataattgaaaattaagaaccAGACgtatatttgaaaaattaaagcACAACCAGTAGTCTATTGTGTCCGATCTATCAAGTCAGAATAGTATTTAAAGGTTTCAGCATCTTTTTAAGTGAAATTAAGTTATGAAGATGTGAACAAATGAATATAGGTTTAAGTCAGACTATAAATGCTTGCGCTAAGACTCTAATCAatgactctaaaatatttatagtccATATGGTTTGGATAATAGTACCTGTACTAGGTCAGAAATTTTGAAGTCTTTCCAAACTAAGAACATACAACCTGATCAGCAATTTTATATATATCAATTAGATATGTACAGGTACATGAACATGCATTTGGACTAATATTGGATAGGGATGGCACAGGATTGGTTCCAGTCAATTGGATGTGTACAGGTACATGTACATGCATTAGGACCAATAGTGGATAGGGATGGCAAGGGACTGGTTCCAGTCAGGTAGACCACCACTATTAAGCCAAATAAACCTGTGGAAAACCAGCCTGATCCACCCAAACCAATTTTAGGCAGGCCTAGGGAAGGGTTTGTGGCTCCCTGGATTGGGCTGGATCCATATTTCAAGGTCCAATCAGAGTTCTGGTTGGGCTCAACCTCACTTCAAATTTAATACTACCCTGGTCTCATCAACAAAAAATGAAAATTATTACAAACTGCATATACTATACAAATTTAATTTCCCAAAATCTACCTAATCAGAGCTGCAAAGCATTTGACCTATCTGCACCCACCTTCCCACCTATCTCACCATTTAATTTTCATCTCTAAGAGGAAGAACCTTAGATCTAATCAGGACATATccctcctccttcctcctctttcCTGCTCCCTAGCCCCATTCCATGCCTAGAGAGACAGAGCGCTAAATCCCCTCCCTCCCTTGCCAAGCCACTTTGTGGGGTGGACCACCACCACAGTGCCGATTCGATGATTCCAACCTGCTATGCCCTCATAGCTCCTTCCCCTTTCATCACACTGCTGCAGCCTCCCCAAATCCACCATTACAGCTCATTAACCCCAGAAGGCTTATTTTTCCTTCCTCAAATCCTCCCTTTGAATGCAACAAAGTGATGAGATATAGCATTTTGGTAGGTCAAATCAGGCCAGACTAGGACCCACATTTTAATAATAAGTCAGCTTCAAGCTACAGAAGTCAGGCCTGAAATTGGGCAAAGATGGCCTAGAATTAGCATGTTTATTCCTGACATCTATTCACTGATTGGCCAAACAAGGCCTAGCCTAAAGATATGCTCGAGTGTAAAGCCAATTTCACATCAACCTAGAACCAGCTCAACCCACAAGCAAGTTAATTAATGCCACACCCAAACCCACTGGCAAGCCAAACCAATCATTCAGATCACTAGAATATATTGCaaaatgaaaaatagaaagagaataaGTGACAAAATGGGCAAAAGGAAGGCAAGGCACTTAGGCCTGCTAGGCAAGATAGCTAGGCGAAGGTAGGGCTAAAGGATTGTAGCATGTGGTGGTCAATGCTAGGCATGCTCAATGATGGTGAGAAGGTAGTGTCAAGAATAGGTGGGCATGCAACTCAAGAGAGTGATAGGCACATCTTGAAAGGATGGTTCCTTAGTAACTATCATATTGATGAGATAAGCTAATGATGACGATGACAATTGGGCATTTATCGGGACACCCATAATGATACCTAAACAATATGCCCATACCAACTGTTGGTACAGCACATCCCTTGGTATTGACACTCAAAACAGGGAATGGTACTAGGCACCTGTATTTCCCTTTCAATACAATATGAACACCCTGTACCAGCAGGCATGATTGTTAGCAATAACCTTGGTTGAGCTGGCCATGATTATGAGAAGAGGACAGTGGAGTAGAGAGAAGGCGAAAGGTGCAGAGTTAAAATTATAGCAGCTTAAGACAGTTCATACTTTGTCTATTCCTAGTCATATAGATTAAATTGGTGCTCCAACAAAGCAAAACAAATtatagagagacagagagagaagtGAGAATGTATAATGACTCTTTGTAGCTCCATGTCACTTAATCTCATAGGGTATCATCGCTATCCTAAAACCTCCATGAAACAATATAAGTTAATTAATTCAAGGGATGAACATAAGATAAGCTCTTACCTTGATAAAGCCAATTTCTTTGGCATTGCTGCGGAAGCACTGCCTGCAGCACATCAATCCATATTTCCGGATCAGTCCATGAGGGTTCCCACAAACTCGGCTGCAACAAACAAACAGTACAAGACTAAAAGTTAGTATAAAATTTAGTATGATGACCAACATTTAGAACTtccaatatgtaaaaaaataaaaaataaaaggtcAGCCACATCCAGATAACAGtttcctttcttaaaattatcgactttcttctccttcctgttTCTTAATAGGGTTTTCAGCATAGTTGTGATAATGAATGTCAAAAAGATGCAtcatattaatgaattaattgatATGATGCTGATATATGGATGGCAGCTTCAGAGGGAGAAAAGCCAACTTTTGTAGCGGCCTATGGCATTCAATTATGTTTCTAGTAAGGATTACTGAAAGACCAAACTTCTCACATTTGCAAAATATAATAGCCTCCAGACAGCTACAAATTGATGACAGAATTCCGAAATTCAGTAACAATAGTAATTTCCACCTGATATTCCATATATTTAGAGTTCAAACATCTGCATCGAAATCAATGAGCAAAATATATCTCGTGGCATTGGCCTGAATAATTCAAGAACGCAATTTAAGCAGGAAAACATAGTAAAAATATGGTATGCCTCACCACCCCATCCCCTGATTAGAAGATCCAATGAACACACCACTCCAAAGATCTCAATTTTGGATTCCAAACAATCTCCGATACAATAATCAAACATCaaacattagaaaaaaaaaggcTGTTCAAATAGCCGAAATCCTTGTTAATGGTTCATCTTATCTAAAACTTAACATTTTCCCGGTTTTTACTGGATTTGGGGGGAGGAGGAACTAAAACGGAGAAGAGGAATCGCTTACCAAGCTCGAGATCCAGGGCCATAGTTTTTGGGATGGGAATTCCAGACATTAGAATGCCCCATCTCTCTCGCGCCGCTAGCTTTCAGATCGCACGCGAAACCTCGTCCTTCGGACTCTTGGGAAGGAAGTGCCGTCAATTATGTAGAAAGCTAGGGTTTTTATAGCACCTTGAAACCCTAATTGTAGCCGGTTTCCGTCAAGGCCTGGGTTTTTTAATCAAAAGAAGAAGTGAGCTATTTAGAACTATAGTACTGTTTAGGCTTGTTCCTGTGTTAACCAAGATCAATCTATTTCTAATGTATACTATGTGTTTTTTTTTCAGAGGGTATCATGCCAAGCCAGAGTTTTAGTCTGTGGTACTATTTAGAACAGCAGCTAGTAAATTCATGCACAAATACATGTGGCTAATAAAGATTTCGAGTGTCTGATAAATTTTAAACATAGGTTAGATGTTAATATGCTTTCTTTACAaaattatttaagattttttatgattttatatctttttagttCATGGATTTTGTAGTATGGTCTCTGTAATTTTGAGATAGCAATTTATAACCCGGCATATCATCTTAATTTGTAACTTAAGCATGCTCGGATGGATTTGGATGGTATCTT is part of the Elaeis guineensis isolate ETL-2024a chromosome 15, EG11, whole genome shotgun sequence genome and harbors:
- the LOC109506648 gene encoding small ribosomal subunit protein uS14z/uS14y/uS14x — protein: MGHSNVWNSHPKNYGPGSRACRVCGNPHGLIRKYGLMCCRQCFRSNAKEIGFIKYR